One genomic region from Bubalus bubalis isolate 160015118507 breed Murrah chromosome 12, NDDB_SH_1, whole genome shotgun sequence encodes:
- the C12H2orf15 gene encoding LOW QUALITY PROTEIN: uncharacterized protein C2orf15 homolog (The sequence of the model RefSeq protein was modified relative to this genomic sequence to represent the inferred CDS: substituted 1 base at 1 genomic stop codon) has protein sequence MGFSPSKSATQVSALHMDXKVGDRLMQRTEKSKLEPVTQLFQNTKKIRLENTDQEAFTRSKDTGTGYLSEKALGPVMCVTESDGIEMTDVE, from the coding sequence ATGGGGTTTTCCCCAAGTAAATCTGCTACTCAAGTTTCTGCTTTGCATATGGATTGAAAAGTGGGTGATCGCTTAATGCAAaggacagagaaaagcaaattggAGCCAGTGACTCAGTTATTTCAAAACACCAAGAAAATAAGATTAGAAAACACAGATCAAGAAGCCTTTACAAGGAGCAAAGACACTGGCACAGGATATCTTTCAGAGAAAGCCTTGGGTCCAGTGATGTGTGTTACAGAAAGTGATGGGATAGAAATGACAGATGTCGAATGA
- the LIPT1 gene encoding lipoyltransferase 1, mitochondrial, which translates to MLIPFSMKNCFQLLCNLKAPAAGFKNTVKSGLILQSISNDVYHNLAVEDWIHDHMNLEGKPVLFLWRNSPTVVIGRHQNPWQECNLNLMREEGVKLARRRSGGGTVYHDMGNINLTFFTTKKKYDRMENLKLVVRALKAVHPHLDVQATERFDLLLDGQFKISGTASKIGHNAAYHHCTLLCGTDGTFLSSLLKSPYQGIRSNATASTPALVKNLMEKDPTLTCEVVINAVATEYATSHQIDNHIHLINPTDETVFPGINSKAIELQTWEWIYGKTPKFSVDTSFTVLHEQSHVDIKVFIDVKNGRIEVCNIEAPDHWLPLEICDQLNSSLIGSKFSPIETTVLTSILHRTYPGDDELHSKWNILCEKIKGIM; encoded by the coding sequence ATGCTAATCCCATTTTCCATGAAGAATTGCTTCCAGTTACTTTGTAATCTCAAGGCCCCAGCAGCTGGCTTTAAAAACACAGTTAAAAGTGGACTCATTTTACAGTCGATATCCAATGACGTTTACCACAATCTGGCTGTAGAAGACTGGATCCACGACCATATGAATTTAGAAGGCAAGCCAGTCCTTTTCTTGTGGAGGAATTCTCCCACTGTGGTAATTGGTCGGCATCAGAACCCTTGGCAGGAATGTAACCTGAATCTGATGAGAGAAGAAGGTGTGAAACTGGCTCGGAGGAGAAGTGGAGGAGGGACAGTCTACCATGATATGGGTAACATCAACTTGACTTTTTTTACAACCAAGAAAAAGTATGATAGGATGGAGAATCTAAAATTAGTTGTGAGAGCCTTGAAGGCTGTCCACCCACACCTGGACGTGCAGGCTACTGAAAGATTTGACCTTTTACTTGATGGACAGTTTAAAATCTCAGGAACAGCTTCCAAGATTGGCCACAATGCAGCTTATCACCACTGCACTTTGCTATGCGGTACTGACGGGACCTTCTTATCATCTTTGCTGAAGAGCCCTTACCAAGGGATCAGGAGCAATGCCACTGCCAGCACACCTGCCTTAGTGAAAAACCTTATGGAAAAAGATCCCACTCTGACCTGTGAAGTAGTGATAAATGCTGTTGCCACAGAGTATGCTACTTCTCATCAAATCGATAATCACATTCACCTAATAAACCCAACAGACGAGACAGTGTTTCCTGGAATAAACAGCAAAGCCATAGAACTACAGACCTGGGAATGGATATATGGCAAAACTCCGAAGTTCAGTGTAGATACTTCCTTCACTGTGTTACATGAACAGTCACACGTGGACATTAAAGTATTCATAGATGTCAAGAATGGGAGAATTGAAGTCTGTAATATTGAAGCACCTGATCATTGGTTGCCACTGGAAATATGTGACCAGTTAAATTCAAGTCTTATTGGTAGTAAGTTTTCCCCAATTGAAACGACAGTGCTAACAAGTATATTACATAGAACATACCCAGGGGATGATGAGCTACACAGTAAATGGAATATTCTGTGTGAAAAAATTAAGGGAATAATGTGA